Proteins from a single region of Paenibacillus sp. BIHB 4019:
- a CDS encoding right-handed parallel beta-helix repeat-containing protein — protein sequence MVLDPYPWAGKNTNTSNRIAGQSESTYKNYEKIKRFEDVGYFLLYYVVSGGIATPNITRNDMLDVTDIVVSLNDDIMARDGAIFQTVIPSTTYYLDFSKDGDWTWDTVHPIGLVNMDYLTIAEVTTDVSGLVSTIIDTRTAVGGFRLKDEYGLDQYMEKGSIVYNVKDYNAVGSGLADDTTAITTAIQAAVSAGGGIVYSPTGSYRLTSNITVPSNVTVWFSDGAVWTADTGVTITINGTIDASMSRIFAGAGTINGSIKNDVVYPQWWGAVADGVTDATKSIQAALNTKCKVVLPYTDLGYKVTVGAIFLFDGSHIEGINQVTIRCTSTYLFLVQAVGYTISNLKIDMTGAPVSSMAIRLVTAARVIWYGRISKIQFMNCYGAIRDDAGAANYVVDLQVTDCVCTYTKGVQVYMHKSRGFVTFRDFVIDHTLNTAAVNFIGAVFEDFVGVELEKFDVVGPVPARVTPAYNPAQIGLYMKGTTSGGKASVWFTRVLVDNTMGDGIYVENVMNLVVNGLESYQNLGNPIVLKDITVAQITNLFVVGAKGLTGAAAGANGIVFNGCQRMTVSNLKSSTNTGIGVSIFNSTDNLFANVELSDNASFGWYESGTSNRNIVTGANLSTNTTANLVQSGAASAFAHWINSGAYRAHDVGVVTV from the coding sequence ATGGTTTTAGATCCTTATCCGTGGGCAGGAAAAAACACAAATACCAGCAATAGAATTGCAGGTCAATCTGAATCGACATATAAGAACTACGAAAAGATCAAAAGGTTTGAGGATGTCGGTTACTTTTTGTTGTATTACGTAGTCAGCGGCGGCATAGCAACACCAAACATCACTAGAAATGACATGCTAGATGTGACAGACATTGTAGTCTCTCTAAACGACGATATCATGGCCCGTGATGGTGCGATATTTCAAACGGTTATTCCTAGCACGACATACTATCTTGATTTTTCGAAAGATGGTGATTGGACTTGGGATACTGTGCATCCTATTGGTTTAGTAAACATGGATTACTTAACTATTGCAGAAGTCACAACAGATGTTTCGGGGCTGGTCAGTACCATTATAGATACTCGAACTGCAGTTGGTGGATTTCGCCTGAAAGATGAATACGGCCTAGATCAATACATGGAAAAAGGCAGCATCGTGTACAACGTAAAGGATTATAATGCGGTCGGCAGTGGATTAGCTGATGATACGACGGCAATCACTACTGCGATTCAAGCCGCCGTTTCTGCTGGTGGCGGAATTGTTTACTCGCCCACAGGTAGCTATCGCTTAACCTCAAATATCACAGTGCCGTCAAATGTGACAGTGTGGTTTTCGGATGGTGCTGTATGGACTGCCGATACGGGTGTGACAATCACCATTAACGGCACAATCGATGCAAGCATGAGCCGCATATTTGCTGGTGCTGGAACTATTAACGGATCGATAAAAAACGATGTAGTCTATCCCCAATGGTGGGGAGCGGTTGCGGATGGCGTTACCGATGCAACAAAATCCATCCAAGCTGCTTTAAACACAAAATGCAAAGTCGTGCTACCGTACACTGATTTGGGATACAAAGTTACTGTGGGAGCCATTTTCCTTTTCGACGGCTCGCATATCGAGGGTATCAACCAAGTGACGATACGCTGCACGTCGACATACCTGTTTTTGGTGCAGGCTGTCGGGTATACGATAAGTAATCTTAAAATCGACATGACGGGCGCTCCAGTTAGTTCCATGGCAATTAGATTAGTTACGGCAGCGCGGGTGATTTGGTACGGACGCATATCAAAGATACAGTTTATGAATTGCTACGGCGCCATACGAGATGATGCAGGCGCAGCTAATTACGTTGTCGACTTGCAAGTCACCGATTGCGTATGCACCTATACAAAGGGTGTTCAGGTTTATATGCATAAATCGAGGGGGTTTGTAACTTTCCGCGATTTTGTAATCGACCATACGCTAAATACGGCGGCAGTCAACTTTATCGGAGCGGTTTTCGAAGATTTTGTTGGGGTGGAGCTCGAAAAATTCGATGTGGTCGGCCCTGTGCCTGCACGCGTAACGCCAGCATATAACCCGGCGCAAATCGGACTGTACATGAAGGGAACTACATCAGGCGGTAAAGCGAGTGTATGGTTTACCCGCGTCTTAGTTGACAACACAATGGGCGATGGTATTTACGTCGAAAATGTCATGAACTTAGTTGTAAATGGTTTAGAGTCATATCAAAATCTAGGAAATCCTATTGTGTTAAAAGACATAACGGTGGCCCAGATAACAAACCTATTCGTTGTTGGCGCTAAGGGGCTTACAGGAGCTGCGGCCGGCGCAAACGGTATTGTTTTTAATGGATGCCAGCGCATGACGGTATCTAACCTCAAATCGTCCACTAATACAGGTATTGGCGTATCTATTTTTAATTCGACAGACAACCTATTCGCAAATGTCGAGTTAAGCGACAATGCCTCATTTGGATGGTACGAGAGCGGCACAAGCAATCGTAATATCGTTACTGGAGCCAATCTATCTACCAATACAACAGCTAACCTCGTACAATCAGGCGCTGCGTCAGCCTTTGCCCATTGGATAAACAGCGGAGCTTATAGGGCGCATGATGTGGGGGTGGTTACGGTATGA
- a CDS encoding Mu-like prophage major head subunit gpT family protein translates to MQTKLQWNRNVLEPVFRELYIREMENKKDFIPLMFDVQSSSKDTESIEMIGGEGLMEEWGMSNNQVFYADIDELWQKYFTHKKYSLGREIDRDLVDDLKLTAIRDRIRGLADAVWKTEQMQGAQWFINGDKTTTALDYRGRTYNAQLPDGKALFATDHPYSPTNAVDVQSNKGTTELSIDAWDATAVAMQEWKDDRGNLLAVVPNMLFVAPYNARAAFQIAGIPGKGQGYEPGSADHNINIYEGDITVVVNPFFTNRKAWVAADKTRMMNAQKWFNRRKAENGSITDFDTEVTKYKVVKRCSFGAIDWTWGYGQYPV, encoded by the coding sequence ATGCAAACGAAACTGCAATGGAATCGCAATGTGCTCGAGCCTGTTTTTCGAGAGCTTTACATTCGTGAAATGGAGAATAAAAAGGACTTCATTCCTTTGATGTTTGATGTCCAAAGCTCCAGCAAAGACACTGAAAGCATCGAAATGATCGGCGGCGAGGGCCTCATGGAAGAGTGGGGCATGTCGAACAATCAGGTTTTCTATGCTGATATTGATGAATTGTGGCAGAAGTATTTCACGCATAAAAAATACTCTCTTGGTCGCGAGATTGACCGGGACCTTGTTGATGATTTGAAGCTTACAGCAATCCGTGACCGCATCCGCGGGCTGGCTGATGCCGTATGGAAAACGGAACAAATGCAGGGGGCGCAATGGTTTATCAATGGTGACAAGACGACGACTGCTCTAGATTATCGCGGTCGCACGTACAATGCTCAATTGCCTGACGGAAAAGCTTTGTTCGCTACAGATCACCCGTATAGCCCTACAAACGCAGTGGATGTTCAGTCGAACAAAGGCACTACTGAGTTATCCATTGATGCTTGGGATGCAACGGCGGTCGCCATGCAAGAGTGGAAGGATGATCGGGGAAATCTTCTGGCTGTTGTGCCTAACATGCTGTTTGTTGCTCCATACAATGCACGCGCAGCTTTCCAGATTGCGGGTATTCCGGGCAAGGGCCAAGGATATGAGCCAGGATCTGCTGATCACAACATCAACATTTATGAAGGGGACATTACAGTTGTTGTAAACCCATTCTTCACCAACCGCAAAGCATGGGTAGCAGCTGATAAAACGCGCATGATGAACGCTCAAAAATGGTTTAACCGTCGTAAAGCGGAAAACGGCAGCATTACCGACTTTGACACAGAGGTTACGAAGTACAAGGTTGTGAAACGTTGCTCGTTTGGCGCTATCGACTGGACTTGGGGTTACGGTCAATACCCAGTATAA